Proteins from one Elgaria multicarinata webbii isolate HBS135686 ecotype San Diego chromosome 3, rElgMul1.1.pri, whole genome shotgun sequence genomic window:
- the ECHS1 gene encoding enoyl-CoA hydratase, mitochondrial has protein sequence MAAACLLRRLVRLPAVAPTSLPPRRFLAGAAQFQYIVVERRGAKQNVAVIQLNRPKALNALCDGLMSEMNQALESLEQDPAVGAIVITGSERAFAAGADIKEMQGRTFQECYGGNFLAHWNRVASVRKPVIAAVNGYALGGGCELAMMCDIIYAGEKAQFGQPEILLGTIPGAGGTQRLTRAVGKSLAMEMILTGERISAQEAKLAGLVSKVCPVEKLLEEAVSCGEKIAKNSKLVTAMAKEAVNAAFEMTLAEGNKVEKRLFHATFATDDRKEGMSAFVEKREADFKDH, from the coding sequence ATGGCCGCTGCGTGCCTCCTTCGCCGCCTGGTCCGCCTGCCTGCCGTGGCCCCCACCTCGCTGCCGCCGCGCCGCTTCCTAGCCGGGGCCGCTCAGTTCCAGTACATCGTGGTGGAGCGGAGAGGGGCCAAGCAGAACGTGGCCGTGATCCAGCTGAACCGGCCCAAGGCCCTGAACGCGCTGTGCGATGGGCTGATGAGCGAGATGAACCAGGCCCTGGAGTCGCTGGAGCAGGACCCGGCCGTGGGCGCCATCGTCATCACGGGCAGCGAGAGAGCCTTCGCCGCCGGAGCAGACATCAAGGAGATGCAGGGCAGGACCTTCCAGGAGTGCTACGGGGGCAATTTCCTGGCGCACTGGAACCGGGTGGCCAGCGTCAGGAAGCCGGTCATCGCCGCGGTCAACGGCTACGCCCTCGGGGGTGGCTGCGAGCTGGCCATGATGTGCGACATCATTTATGCCGGGGAGAAGGCCCAGTTTGGGCAGCCCGAGATCCTCCTGGGCACCATTCCCGGCGCTGGCGGGACCCAGAGGCTGACCAGGGCCGTGGGCAAGTCGCTGGCCATGGAAATGATCCTCACCGGCGAGCGGATCTCTGCCCAAGAGGCCAAGCTGGCAGGCCTGGTCAGCAAAGTCTGCCCTGTGGAGAAGCTGCTCGAAGAAGCCGTCAGCTGCGGCGAGAAGATCGCCAAGAACTCGAAGTTAGTGACAGCCATGGCCAAGGAAGCGGTGAATGCCGCCTTTGAGATGACCCTAGCGGAGGGgaataaagtggagaagaggctGTTCCATGCCACCTTTGCCACGGATGACCGGAAAGAGGGGATGAGTGCCTTTGTGGAGAAGCGCGAGGCAGATTTTAAAGACCACTGA